A portion of the Mesobacillus sp. AQ2 genome contains these proteins:
- a CDS encoding SCP2 sterol-binding domain-containing protein has translation MLESKSVREVWQEIEKVMNERPEPILKMKAVYQYDITGDDSGTFQLLISYGTAHVVEGTEAAPDCTLKLSDQNFKKMIMGKLNGTAAFMTGKLKIQGSMGLALKLEGILNEYNLSETA, from the coding sequence ATGTTGGAAAGCAAGTCGGTCAGAGAAGTATGGCAGGAAATCGAGAAGGTCATGAATGAAAGACCAGAGCCAATACTAAAAATGAAGGCTGTATATCAGTATGACATAACAGGAGATGACAGCGGAACATTCCAATTGCTGATCTCTTACGGAACGGCACATGTTGTCGAAGGAACAGAAGCAGCTCCAGATTGCACCCTTAAGCTGTCAGATCAAAACTTCAAGAAAATGATCATGGGCAAGCTGAATGGAACAGCCGCCTTCATGACAGGGAAACTCAAAATCCAGGGCAGCATGGGACTCGCGCTTAAACTAGAAGGAATCCTAAATGAATACAATCTGAGCGAAACAGCATAA
- a CDS encoding HD-GYP domain-containing protein has translation MQNSFKDPSLHHEEKRAIKWFLALFYISFISFDIFYFYFYPKLVLNQSVDFFGDSRYYYYCLIVLMLPIVYFMAKKGYISTIKYFFFISYSLLTIMYDSITYYGSDLEYKSGNIVEVILILFAPIFVNSIFFWTVSIGTIVKYAFLGILLETSSVLFPIALILLLSLIGFIILKRFKSYIEAIKTSYDNQLSGIVKGVIATIELKDPYTKGHSERVAYYAKSLAEVTGNYSKDELRSFTYACLLHDIGKVNIPDSILMKPGKLSKEEYEIIKTHPEVGADAINKVRGLSGSIDIIKSHHERWDGKGYPEQLKGTEIPYLARVVSIADAFDAMTSSRSYRSAMPVEEAYKRILEGKGTQFDPELVELFEKVFPKWISFHERYEWLEPLPIQSIERIKEVTK, from the coding sequence ATGCAAAATTCATTTAAAGATCCATCTTTGCACCACGAGGAAAAAAGAGCGATTAAGTGGTTCTTGGCTTTGTTTTATATTTCCTTTATCTCTTTTGATATTTTTTATTTTTATTTTTACCCTAAGTTAGTATTGAATCAGTCCGTGGATTTTTTTGGTGATTCTAGATATTACTATTATTGTTTAATAGTATTGATGTTGCCGATTGTATATTTCATGGCAAAAAAAGGATATATATCTACAATTAAATATTTTTTCTTTATAAGTTATTCGTTATTAACTATTATGTATGATTCAATTACTTATTACGGAAGTGATTTGGAATATAAAAGCGGAAATATCGTAGAAGTAATCTTAATATTATTTGCTCCAATTTTCGTTAATTCTATTTTCTTTTGGACGGTTTCTATTGGAACCATAGTGAAATACGCTTTTTTAGGAATTTTACTTGAAACCTCGTCAGTGTTGTTTCCTATAGCATTGATTTTACTTCTTTCATTAATTGGTTTTATTATCTTAAAACGTTTTAAAAGCTATATTGAAGCAATAAAAACCTCTTATGACAATCAACTTTCCGGGATTGTTAAGGGTGTAATTGCTACAATTGAACTTAAGGATCCGTATACGAAAGGCCATAGTGAAAGAGTTGCATACTATGCAAAATCTCTAGCAGAAGTAACTGGGAATTATTCTAAAGATGAACTCAGATCTTTTACATACGCATGTTTACTGCATGATATAGGGAAAGTGAACATTCCAGATTCGATACTAATGAAACCTGGAAAACTATCTAAAGAAGAATATGAAATTATAAAAACACACCCAGAAGTTGGTGCTGATGCAATTAATAAGGTAAGAGGACTATCGGGGAGTATTGATATTATTAAATCACATCATGAAAGATGGGATGGTAAAGGGTACCCTGAACAATTAAAAGGTACAGAAATACCTTATTTGGCAAGAGTTGTATCTATTGCAGATGCATTTGATGCAATGACCTCATCACGATCTTATAGGTCAGCTATGCCGGTTGAAGAAGCGTATAAAAGAATATTAGAAGGTAAGGGTACACAATTTGACCCAGAATTAGTAGAACTATTTGAAAAGGTTTTTCCAAAATGGATTTCATTCCATGAACGGTATGAATGGCTAGAACCCCTTCCTATTCAAAGCATTGAGAGAATAAAGGAGGTGACAAAATGA
- a CDS encoding ATP-binding protein, with amino-acid sequence MEPFKKNSVLVYEEVKAVKFFLWTFYIILVPYDFIYYYLIPYLTKEEIGLPLGGMGFLYHVFLFALIPLARYLVKIGQPEKIKYIYFISFTLIDAINNFLIYWGTEKEFNSGHILEIYFILFSPIFVSSRFFWIISVGIFLKYLLSGLIFQTTEVLVANALIIFIAAIAWILLNRFQSYVNAITSIYEDLRQKEKLAVIGQMATAIAHEIKNPLSSLKGFTQLQQEKDKGDEQYYPIMLNEIDRINAIVNDLLILGKPNTAVKTPKKLIDIIEYVISVIDPHAQRKEIYIEYDVDQSAMLLCDENQMKQVFINLIKNAMEAMPNGGTIITHGKVENDKVFVSVKDEGCGIPPETLAKLGEPFYTTKQNGHGLGLMVTKKIIEEHDGKFNISSEIGKGTIITIQLPVSS; translated from the coding sequence ATGGAACCATTCAAAAAAAATTCGGTTTTAGTTTATGAAGAAGTAAAAGCAGTTAAGTTCTTTTTGTGGACTTTTTATATTATATTAGTTCCTTATGATTTTATTTATTATTATTTAATCCCATACTTAACTAAAGAAGAAATAGGTTTACCTCTAGGGGGAATGGGTTTTCTATATCATGTATTCTTATTTGCGCTGATTCCTTTAGCAAGATACTTAGTAAAAATAGGTCAACCCGAAAAAATAAAATATATTTACTTTATATCTTTTACATTAATAGATGCTATTAACAATTTCTTGATTTATTGGGGAACAGAAAAAGAGTTTAATAGTGGACATATTCTAGAAATTTATTTTATCTTGTTTTCTCCAATTTTTGTAAGCAGTCGTTTCTTCTGGATTATTAGCGTGGGTATTTTTTTGAAATATCTACTATCTGGGTTGATTTTCCAAACTACTGAAGTTTTAGTGGCAAATGCATTAATTATTTTCATAGCTGCTATTGCATGGATTTTGCTTAATCGTTTCCAATCTTATGTTAATGCAATTACTTCTATTTATGAAGATTTACGACAAAAAGAAAAGCTGGCTGTTATTGGACAAATGGCTACTGCGATTGCGCATGAAATAAAAAACCCTTTATCTTCTTTGAAGGGGTTTACGCAACTACAGCAAGAAAAGGATAAGGGTGATGAACAATATTATCCTATCATGCTAAATGAAATTGATCGGATAAATGCTATTGTAAATGATCTGCTGATTCTGGGAAAGCCAAATACTGCAGTCAAAACGCCGAAAAAATTAATCGATATAATTGAGTATGTTATTTCTGTTATTGACCCGCATGCCCAGAGGAAAGAAATCTACATTGAATATGATGTAGATCAATCCGCTATGCTGTTATGCGACGAAAATCAAATGAAACAGGTTTTTATCAACTTAATCAAAAATGCGATGGAAGCGATGCCTAATGGAGGAACTATAATAACTCATGGTAAAGTTGAAAATGATAAAGTGTTTGTCTCTGTTAAGGATGAAGGGTGCGGAATCCCTCCTGAGACACTCGCTAAATTGGGAGAACCATTTTATACAACCAAGCAAAATGGACATGGATTAGGTTTGATGGTCACTAAAAAAATCATTGAAGAACATGATGGGAAATTTAATATTTCAAGTGAAATTGGAAAAGGTACGATTATTACGATCCAATTGCCCGTTTCCAGTTAA
- a CDS encoding ArgE/DapE family deacylase, which translates to MKELLKELILIDSSTMEGANQAVEFCRQWLIEQELKPSLIENNGYKMLVCEIGEGDKTIVWNGHVDVVSGKKEQFVPVEKDGKIYARGSADMKAGVAAMMFAMKELRDQKPGVKIQLQIVSDEEIGGQNCTGYLVENGYRGDFVIASEPTQLGIALQAKGVLRLEVEVTGKSAHGSRPWEGENAIVKTYQVYEKLLELPFTKESSEFYQSPSINLAIISGGEVFNKVPDRCIMSLDIRYLPGQKPDTIIQQIESISDGKVTVGLKGIPVATKPDDPFITQLKPVVEKHIDGEAILFGQHGAADTQFFAAHGIPAIEFGPSGANWHGDDEFVLLESVEKYKEILIDYVKSY; encoded by the coding sequence GTGAAGGAATTATTGAAAGAATTGATCCTGATTGACAGCTCCACCATGGAAGGGGCCAATCAGGCGGTCGAGTTTTGCAGACAATGGCTGATTGAGCAAGAATTGAAGCCAAGTTTAATCGAGAATAATGGGTACAAAATGCTCGTATGCGAGATTGGCGAAGGCGATAAAACGATTGTTTGGAATGGCCATGTAGATGTTGTCAGCGGGAAAAAGGAGCAGTTCGTCCCCGTTGAGAAGGATGGCAAAATTTATGCCAGAGGCTCAGCCGATATGAAGGCCGGCGTTGCCGCGATGATGTTCGCCATGAAGGAATTACGGGATCAAAAACCTGGTGTGAAAATCCAGCTGCAGATTGTCTCTGATGAAGAAATTGGCGGCCAAAATTGTACAGGCTACCTTGTCGAAAATGGCTATCGCGGAGATTTCGTGATCGCCTCAGAACCGACACAGCTCGGGATTGCCTTGCAGGCAAAAGGCGTCTTAAGACTTGAAGTGGAAGTAACAGGGAAATCTGCTCATGGCAGCCGTCCGTGGGAAGGCGAGAACGCAATCGTCAAAACCTATCAGGTTTACGAAAAACTGCTGGAATTGCCTTTTACCAAAGAAAGCTCGGAGTTTTATCAATCGCCGTCTATTAATCTTGCCATCATCTCAGGCGGTGAAGTTTTCAATAAAGTGCCGGATCGGTGTATCATGTCCCTTGATATCCGTTATCTTCCGGGACAAAAACCTGATACCATCATTCAGCAGATCGAGAGCATTTCCGATGGTAAAGTTACTGTTGGATTAAAAGGTATCCCAGTCGCGACGAAACCAGACGATCCATTCATCACCCAGTTAAAACCCGTCGTGGAAAAGCATATCGATGGTGAAGCCATTCTATTTGGCCAGCACGGAGCAGCAGACACCCAATTTTTCGCAGCCCATGGAATCCCGGCAATCGAGTTCGGGCCAAGTGGTGCGAACTGGCACGGTGACGATGAATTTGTATTGCTGGAATCGGTGGAAAAGTATAAAGAGATTTTAATTGATTATGTAAAATCCTACTAA